One region of Acidobacteriota bacterium genomic DNA includes:
- a CDS encoding GNAT family N-acetyltransferase, producing the protein MDVSQVVQRDLPPAPLPGAVALTYLRRRETRRSEAPSQARRGRTAVPQRRGVAPATGQPNPGCANPRASTEATPDFDLRWATTEDERAAVYRLRYELYVADQGLFTDVADHARRWLTDEYDAVSRVALAEIDGEVVGTVRVTFGDEAAFSDGARHEYDFARFAGVVDEGDIGIITRFLVRKEYRGNGILSFQLLWKAFECCAVHGLELLLGTCEAHLMNRYRTLGFQPYGKLYNHPTSGALVPIAIVFGDLAHMQRIGSPMASAIARRTKPHDEVDAILPLVRSEERAIKSRGHDAESHWNAIFRWLAGLPGILGDLTQDEASVLLAKSHILDCQPGDAIILKGHVSRTLYILLEGTLEVQDQGQTVATVNDRGALVGEVAFFTAGQRMSDVVTGSEGARVLALSAGNLQEIIRSYGPMAAKFLHYAARGLCEKLLERAG; encoded by the coding sequence ATGGACGTTTCCCAAGTGGTTCAGCGCGATCTACCGCCAGCCCCTCTGCCGGGCGCCGTGGCCCTGACTTACCTCCGACGCCGCGAGACACGACGCAGTGAGGCACCATCCCAAGCCCGGCGAGGTCGTACAGCCGTTCCGCAGCGGCGAGGCGTTGCTCCGGCGACGGGTCAGCCGAACCCTGGGTGCGCCAACCCTCGGGCGAGCACCGAAGCGACCCCGGACTTCGACCTCCGTTGGGCGACGACCGAAGACGAGAGGGCCGCGGTCTACCGCTTACGCTACGAGCTCTACGTCGCCGACCAGGGGCTCTTCACCGACGTCGCGGACCACGCAAGACGCTGGCTCACCGACGAGTACGACGCCGTCTCCCGGGTCGCGCTGGCCGAGATCGACGGCGAGGTGGTGGGCACCGTCCGCGTCACCTTCGGCGACGAGGCGGCCTTCTCCGACGGGGCCCGCCATGAATACGATTTCGCTCGCTTCGCCGGGGTGGTGGACGAGGGCGACATCGGCATCATCACCCGCTTTCTGGTGCGCAAGGAGTATCGTGGCAACGGCATCCTCTCCTTCCAGCTCTTGTGGAAAGCCTTCGAATGCTGTGCGGTCCACGGCCTGGAGTTGCTGCTCGGCACCTGCGAGGCGCACTTGATGAACCGCTACCGCACCCTGGGCTTCCAACCCTACGGCAAGCTCTACAACCATCCGACCAGCGGCGCCCTGGTGCCGATCGCCATCGTCTTCGGCGACCTCGCTCACATGCAGCGCATCGGATCGCCGATGGCCTCCGCCATCGCCCGACGCACCAAACCGCACGATGAGGTCGACGCCATCCTCCCCCTGGTGCGCAGCGAAGAGCGGGCGATCAAGAGTCGCGGGCATGATGCCGAGAGCCACTGGAACGCCATTTTCCGCTGGCTCGCCGGCCTACCCGGCATCCTCGGTGATCTGACCCAAGACGAGGCCAGCGTTCTCCTGGCCAAGAGCCATATCCTCGACTGCCAGCCCGGCGATGCGATCATCCTCAAAGGCCACGTCTCCCGCACCCTCTACATCCTGCTCGAGGGCACCCTGGAAGTGCAGGACCAAGGCCAGACGGTGGCCACGGTGAACGATCGAGGCGCCCTGGTCGGCGAGGTCGCTTTCTTCACTGCCGGCCAGCGGATGAGCGACGTTGTCACCGGCTCGGAGGGGGCCCGCGTCCTCGCCCTGAGCGCCGGCAACCTACAAGAGATCATCCGCAGCTATGGCCCGATGGCGGCGAAGTTCCTCCACTACGCCGCCCGCGGCCTGTGCGAGAAGCTCCTGGAGAGGGCTGGCTGA